The proteins below come from a single Torulaspora delbrueckii CBS 1146 chromosome 5, complete genome genomic window:
- the UBC12 gene encoding NEDD8-conjugating protein UBC12 (similar to Saccharomyces cerevisiae UBC12 (YLR306W); ancestral locus Anc_4.49), which yields MLKLRQLQKQKQQEINKKGSTSSPCTSAARTRLQRDLDSLEVPPTTQLQILRAPTDQSRDPPLLRLIVSPDEGFYRKGHFTFEMTFTEKYPIEPPQVRCMNQIFHPNIDLQGKICLNILREDWSPALDLQSVIIGILFLFLEVSGRDPLNKQAASLLDENPNKFSRLVQQTMAGYSLDGQHYDNVLN from the exons ATG TTAAAACTACGGCAGTTACAAAAGCAgaaacaacaagaaatcaatAAGAAAGGAAGCACCTCATCGCCCTGTACATCTGCCGCAAGAACTCGGTTACAAAGAGATCTAGATTCGTTGGAAGTACCACCAACCACTCAACTACAAATTTTACGGGCTCCCACGGATCAATCGCGCGATCCGCCACTATTACGACTCATTGTATCGCCCGATGAGGGATTCTACCGCAAAGGACACTTCACCTTTGAAATGACTTTCACTGAAAAATACCCAATTGAACCACCACAAGTCCGTTGTATGAATCAGATATTCCACCCAAATATCGATCTCCAAGGCAAGATCTGTCTGAACATTCTTCGTGAGGACTGGTCGCCCGCACTGGATTTACAAAGCGTTATTATTGGTATATTATTTCTCTTCCTAGAGGTGAGCGGTCGAGATCCACTGAACAAACAGGCTGCCAGTCTTCTTGACGAAAATCCCAACAAGTTTTCCAGACTCGTACAACAGACAATGGCCGGCTACAGCCTCGATGGACAACATTATGACAATGTTTTGAACTAA
- the DPA10 gene encoding Dpa10p (similar to Saccharomyces cerevisiae YLR307C-A; ancestral locus Anc_4.48): MVYKGQRSLVSCLVLACCKRVELQLAMTLSKITISAMKTASKTFVPKSGLQTTTFPTVASSSRYYAVQCFQSEHSRGLDNAVENGGRATRPTVVISSDNDEIETVSGHVRV, translated from the coding sequence ATGGTATATAAAGGTCAAAGATCTCTTGTATCTTGTCTAGTCTTGGCTTGTTGTAAAAGAGTAGAACTGCAACTAGCAATGACCCTAAGTAAGATCACCATCTCTGCCATGAAAACCGCTTCCAAGACTTTTGTTCCTAAATCTGGATTGCAAACTACTACTTTCCCAACTGTAGCCTCTTCTAGCCGTTATTACGCGGTTCAGTGCTTCCAAAGTGAGCACAGCAGAGGTTTGGACAATGCAGTTGAAAATGGTGGTAGAGCCACTAGACCAACTGTTGTGATTAGCAGtgacaatgatgaaattgaaacagTTTCAGGCCATGTGAGGGTTTAA
- the CDA2 gene encoding chitin deacetylase CDA2 (similar to Saccharomyces cerevisiae CDA2 (YLR308W); ancestral locus Anc_4.47), with the protein MRVILLLGACLTQAAIGLAVPLDQQNLTTTAEATWHLPWFWRKETPFPEWLREFTGLSEWPGAEPPYIPMDFIDMGKVPAFEPYSQNQCERVPREVCSFSCHACLEPDDIYTCRKLSQTFDDGPSEFTDELLDHLTHRSTFFTVGVNVVRHPTTYRRLVREGHLIGSHTWSHPYLPQLSNEQIVAQLQWSIWAMNATGHHYPKYFRPPYGGIDNRVRTIARMFGLQAVLWNHDTFDWELNIPSSSRSIPDILLRVSEWNNHGKGLILEHDAFSTTVEAGIEVSHLIGDDQLTVAQCVRGIDYIQEYQD; encoded by the coding sequence ATGCGAGTTATTTTGTTATTGGGTGCTTGTTTGACGCAGGCTGCTATTGGCTTGGCTGTCCCCTTGGATCAGCAAAATTtaacaacaacagctgAGGCTACTTGGCATTTGCCCTGGTTTTGGCGTAAAGAAACTCCATTCCCGGAGTGGTTGCGCGAGTTTACTGGGCTATCCGAATGGCCTGGGGCGGAGCCTCCGTATATTCCTATGGATTTTATCGATATGGGTAAAGTTCCGGCGTTTGAACCTTATTCGCAAAATCAATGTGAAAGGGTTCCTCGTGAGGTTTGTTCCTTTAGTTGCCATGCATGCCTAGAACCGGATGATATCTATACTTGTCGCAAACTTTCTCAGACTTTTGATGATGGACCATCGGAGTTTACCGATGAGTTATTGGACCATTTGACTCATAGAAGTACTTTTTTTACTGTTGGTGTCAATGTTGTCAGACATCCGACAACATATCGTAGGCTTGTTAGAGAGGGCCATTTAATTGGATCTCATACTTGGTCGCATCCTTACTTACCGCAATTGTCTAATGAACAGATTGTTGCACAGTTGCAATGGTCGATCTGGGCTATGAACGCTACGGGTCATCATTATCCAAAATATTTCAGACCGCCTTATGGTGGCATTGATAACAGAGTGAGGACTATTGCTAGGATGTTTGGTTTACAGGCAGTTTTGTGGAATCATGACACTTTTGACTGGGAATTGAATATTCCAAGCTCTTCAAGGTCTATCCCGGATATTTTATTGAGAGTCTCCGAGTGGAATAACCATGGCAAAGGTTTGATCTTGGAGCATGATGCTTTTTCGACTACTGTCGAAGCAGGCATAGAAGTCAGTCATTTGATTGGGGATGATCAGCTGACAGTGGCTCAATGCGTTCGTGGAATCGATTACATCCAGGAGTATCAAGATTGA